One Hippoglossus hippoglossus isolate fHipHip1 chromosome 13, fHipHip1.pri, whole genome shotgun sequence genomic window carries:
- the LOC117772909 gene encoding protein yippee-like 2: MVRMTRSKTFQAYLPSCHRTYSCIHCRAHLANHDELISKSFQGSQGRAYLFNSVVNVGCGPAEERVLLTGLHAVADIYCENCKTTLGWKYEHAFESSQKYKEGKFIIELAHMIKDNGWD, encoded by the exons ATGGTCAGAATGACGCGCTCCAAGACCTTCCAGGCGTACCTGCCGAGCTGCCACCGGACCTACAGCTGCATCCACTGCCGAGCTCACCTGGCCAACCACGATGAGCTCATCTCCAAG TCATTCCAGGGCAGCCAGGGCAGAGCCTACCTGTTTAACTCAGT GGTGAACGTCGGGTGTggccctgcagaggagagagtgtTGCTCACAGGCCTGCACGCAGTAGCAGATATCTACTGTGAGAACTGCAAGACGACCCTGGGCTGGAAATAC GAACATGCATTTGAGAGCAGTCAGAAGTATAAAGAGGGCAAGTTCATCATTGAGCTGGCCCACATGATCAAGGACAACGGCTGGGACTGA